In Podospora pseudopauciseta strain CBS 411.78 chromosome 2 map unlocalized CBS411.78m_2, whole genome shotgun sequence, the genomic stretch CTCAGTGGCCTTGTGGTTGCTCCGGCCGATATCAGATCGACACCATGGAATTCATGCAGGCTGGGCAAGCCGAGCCTGGAGGGGTGCTCGAGAGAGCGTAGTTACCGACGAAAGCCATTGGATAATAGATAGATACCGCTCATTTGGGCGAGCCAGATGTTTAGTTGGGCTAGGCAAGGTCGACCTCAAAGGTAGAGAGCATGTCAATGAAGTGACAGGATTCCCTAAAGATCAACTCAAAGATGGTTTCCCCGATGGCATCCATCGACGTTGATTTACCCCGCTCAATGAAGCTTGACCAAATCACAATAGACCCGGAGAGATTGGGCCAGTTGATTGGCCCATTTGGACCGGCAACGGCAATGCACTAAGCCAGAGCAGGCAAGAAAGGAAGAATGTCTTTCCTCAGCATCGGGCGAGGCAAGTCACACTTTCCAGGCGATAAGCAGAAAGGGTTAGTTCTCGCCCGCGAGATGATTCAGTGTCTGAGACGCCAATGATAGAAGAGCTTATGTGCACCAATTCCATACAAAGCTCGTGTCCAGATGACCTGTTGAAGTGGACGGTGATATCGGGGATATCACTGTCACCCAGTTCAACAAGATTTCATGATAGATCCCTTATATAAGCTCGTGTGGTTGAGTAATGGACACCAGGTGACAGTTAGCGTCTCACACGAAGTACGAGCAGCCTCCGATACTCGGACGATAACAGCAGAACGGGGGGGCTTCACTTTTCCAGTTGGGGTGTTGCAAGGCTACGGTCAGCGGCACGTCCATCGACCATTGTTCGGCATGATGTGGACGCGATACTGACCAGAAACTTGGGTGAGATCGATGCTAACCcacagctgctgctggggtttGTATTATGAGGCCTGCTTGTCAGCTCCTTTCTTGTTATCGCTGGGCAGATACACTGCGGGGTAAACATGAGCCGTACTCAGGTCGCGGGCGAGAAGGAGGCCTTGGGAGCCTGCGCAAGCACATCATACAAAAAAACTCGAACTTCTGTCTTTTTGACAATGCAGACATAGAATGTTGTCAATTGTTAGGCCTGGCCCACTGACATGCGTCAAAATCAATCAAGGCTCTCCATTATTTTGTATCAAACATGCCAAGACAACTCTCCGCACAGCCTTCGTCCAGGGGTTGGGGCGCAGATAATGCGCAGCTGCATGTCGATTTGATCCAATTGTCTTTGCCCATCCACTGGCGGCCGCCCTGGATAATGGAATTTGCCAATCAGCGGGCATTCAGTTGAGAGTTGGAGGGGAGCAAGAGGGGCCAGCGCGCAGGCAGACGCCCCGATTTCTCACATCCTCAGTCAGCCAGCCTATGAGATGTTGTCCTATCCATGCAACTACGGCAGCTGTCTGCAAGTGTTCTCCTGCAGTAGCCAGTCCAAGGCGTCCCGGCCGCCTGTGCCTCAGATCCCTCCCACTTCCATGGTCTCAATCCTCCCCCAGCTTATAAGAGCTATCAGCCCGGAACCCCGCCCTCACTTTCCCCTTGAACCTTTGCAGCAAGACCATTGCTCTCTGGTCTTCGTGTTATACAGCtcacccccacctccacaaccacaaTCATGTGTCCGGTACCCTACtctccccaatccccattccttgagagaggaagaaacTCAGCGCCTGTCAATGCTGCCGCAtatggcgatgatgagtcGACAGTATGCAGCGACGACTCTAGTGTCGTCTCCTCCGTATACAGTGACAGATATTGGATAAGCCAGGAACATTGTCCTCTCCAGTAAGTGTGCCCAGTCCCGTCTGCCGGAGGGCATGTGCTAATATTTGAGCACCTAGTCAAGTAGAGAAGAACGAGGCGGGCAAGCAGGTATACGAGGCTTGGAACATCACCTATCTTCCCGGCCAACGGGAGGTATTGGGTGGTTTCAAGGCGCTCGGGGTGGGTGTGCATGAATACCAACAAACCGAAGCCAGGGTGTCAACAGTTGCTCAAGCATCCGAACAGTCCGTCCTTGCCCACATGTTCTACGACGCCGTCAAACAGTATCAAGACAAGCATCGCCGTGGATGGGCTGGCCGGATCCTCCGTGGGAAGCAAAAGACATATGAAGAACACCTTGACACGATCTGTGGCAGCCTTCCAAACGAAGTCCAACACGCCATCACAGATTTGCTTCTTGACAGGGGGAGAGCGACATCGACCAGTTACCGCACTCGAACCTGGACGCTTGTAACTCTCCGTGTACAGAGCCTTCTGCGATTCTCCGGCGCGGATCACGCGGACGTCCCACAACCTCGTCGTCGATTGTGGAAGAAGAAAGCCGCCATTGGAAACCAGGCCTTGAGGATCTCTCTTGTTATTCGAGGTGGGGAGACCGGGGTCAGCAAGACCGCTGATGGCCTCGAGGGATGCCACAAAGATTCCAATCCCTGGGGGCGTGCTGACGAGGCCGAAACGAGCGAAATGGCCCGTGAGAGACACCGTCAAAGAGGTCTCAGAGTGGAAGCATCGCGGCCCAAACGCACCGAATCGCCACCATCATATCGATCGACTTCGGTATCACCACACAGAGAGCGACGGAGCTTCGCATCCCCGCCCTCATACACAAGTCGTCCAGATCGATCTCGCGGCCGTAGCCTTTCGTCAGAACAGGTCAGACATCGCGTCCAAAGGCGTGACCGCTCAGAGGACAGCATGTCAGATAGCTGGCCATCGCCGTTCGGCCGCGATCCGTATGGAGctccaacacccccagaGACATATACACCGCCACCGGCAATCTCAGCATACAGCAGACCATCTGTGATCCCCCCTCCTTTGCCAACACAATTCCCTCTTGGTCCTCCCATGATTCCTCGTTACCTGCCACCTCCGCTACCCCCTCCGCCAATGTCAATGTTGCCGTGCAAAGCATGCCAAACCCTTACGCCATGCATGCACTTCCCCAACTCCCACCGATACCAATGCCATCGGCAACTGATCAACACAGTGAACAACATCCCCACCCATCCGCCTTGCGTCTTTTGCTTTGGTGGCATGAGCCCgtctttcccccctcctccgcctccccctccgatGCCATCTTACTACCCCGGCCCAATGCCAATGGgcccgcctccccctccacctccgggTATGTGGCCACCACTGAGACCTATCGTACCACCTAGCGAACTTGGCGAGATGTGCGGTACGTCTGCGCTCATggcaaccccaccaccacgtcAAAGACAGGacctgatgatgaggacatCAGAGTTCCCTCGCTCCGATTGTAGAACAGAAATTGCTCGCGATGCTATGTCCGATTTTGACTTTGACTCGTTCTTGAAGGACGACTTTGATCCCCCTTCGCTACCGCCGCTGCcttcgtcttcatcatcctcgtcatcattgTCGTCTAGGTCTTCCTCTCCGGTACGTCGGCCATATAGGCCCGCCAGAGTACAGGATGCCGATGAGATTAGTGTTACTTCGACCGAGGTTTCGGATGAGGATGCACGTTCGGCtcgagatggtgatgatggtcagGTTCCACAGCTCGAGGAAGGGAAGGCGGTCTTAAAGCCTGAGGTATAGCGGTTGCGCTTCTGGGGATAGGTGGACATGGTGAATCGGTGCTTCATGCTACGATAATGATGCGATGATATGGCTTTGCTCTTTCATATGTACCTTGACGGTTTTGTTGGTCTATTTTAGGGTCTGGACTACTAAGTAGCTGTCATCATGGTTGGTCGTCATGGTTGATAGGAGGGACTGGAAGCTGGTGGGATTTGATAGTTCCTTCAGGCGCATTTCTTGtctgtttgttgttgttttgtaaGGGAAGTATCCTGATGCTTTAAGTATCGAAAGCCACACTGCGCATAAAAAGAAGGTGAAAATAAATCAAGAGAAAGTTTCACGTTCACATCTCACTTTCACATCCAAAAGGTGCCTGGTTTACCGGCCATTGGCGTTCTAAAATGCCCCACCAGTCGCCCCACAGCACCCGCACCACGGTCATTTGCAAACGAAAACTCCGAAAATGGCCCGTGCCATTAACCAGCAGCATCGCAATATAGCACGTGATATCGGCATTTCACTTGCAACCATCGACGACACGGACAACTCACCGCCCGATCAATCCTTGGCCAGCATCGAAGctggcaaaaaaaaaatcccaaAGATTTCGCCGCTGCTTTTCGAAATCTCGGCCTTtccccgtcaccaccaccaaaccacccagaagcaaccacaac encodes the following:
- a CDS encoding uncharacterized protein (EggNog:ENOG503PRAU), which encodes MCPVPYSPQSPFLERGRNSAPVNAAAYGDDESTVCSDDSSVVSSVYSDRYWISQEHCPLHQVEKNEAGKQVYEAWNITYLPGQREVLGGFKALGVGVHEYQQTEARVSTVAQASEQSVLAHMFYDAVKQYQDKHRRGWAGRILRGKQKTYEEHLDTICGSLPNEVQHAITDLLLDRGRATSTSYRTRTWTLVTLRVQSLLRFSGADHADVPQPRRRLWKKKAAIGNQALRISLVIRGGETGVSKTADGLEGCHKDSNPWGRADEAETSEMARERHRQRGLRVEASRPKRTESPPSYRSTSVSPHRERRSFASPPSYTSRPDRSRGRSLSSEQVRHRVQRRDRSEDSMSDSWPSPFGRDPYGAPTPPETYTPPPAISAYSRPSVIPPPLPTQFPLGPPMIPRYLPPPLPPPPMSMLPCKACQTLTPCMHFPNSHRYQCHRQLINTVNNIPTHPPCVFCFGGMSPSFPPPPPPPPMPSYYPGPMPMGPPPPPPPGMWPPLRPIVPPSELGEMCGTSALMATPPPRQRQDLMMRTSEFPRSDCRTEIARDAMSDFDFDSFLKDDFDPPSLPPLPSSSSSSSSLSSRSSSPVRRPYRPARVQDADEISVTSTEVSDEDARSARDGDDGQVPQLEEGKAVLKPEV